A segment of the Triticum urartu cultivar G1812 chromosome 1, Tu2.1, whole genome shotgun sequence genome:
GAATTAGCCGTTAGTGTGTGGGAAGTCATGCCCGAGGGTTTTCGTCAGTTGGATCGGTGCGGCTCTTGATCGATCGATCGGTCATGCCATGGATTAATCAGTGCTGTTGTGGAGTTCCTAGCCAGGATGATGCGAAAAGCTAAAATCTACTCCACTTGCACTGGGCGTGGTTCAGAAAACCCGCAAAGTCTCTCCGATTGCGATTGGTGGTTAATAATCATACATGTATGCCCTTCCTTCATGTTTTGATTAGCACATCTGCACATGCATGTTTCACCTCTCTTGTATGAATAGATTGCTGCTTGTTAGGCACATGGACATGGTTTGGCCATTTGGAAATTGGAATGAGGATTGGGTAGGCAGTTAGGCACGATGGCTGGTTGTTGCTGCCCTGTTTATTTTAGTCAGAGGACCATGTCTGATTGCTTGCACGCAGCACTCACTCAAGCATATCATTCTTTTACCAAGTCAAATGTTCTGTTGCGAGGACGACTAGTTCTGCTCTAGCTGGCATAAACACATCAATGTGGTGGTGCTACCGGCCCTCTAACCGACAAGAAAATACATTAGCAACTGTTACATACATCACATGTTTAATGGCAGTTCTTATGCCTAAAGACAGCAAGATTTCTCTGTCACGTATTAACATTTGCCTGATCATGATATGTGCAGTTAGCTCCCTCAGAGCAATGGGAGGAGGCAACGATGGTCATGGGTACCCACCCGGTGGCCAGGGGGGATACCCTCCGGCAGGGTACCCGCCGCAGCAGGGAGGCTACCCGCCGCAGCAGGGAGGTTACCCCCCACAGCAAGGATACCCGCCTGCACCTGGAGCTTACCCACCTGCACCTGGGGCATACCCTCCAGCACCTGGGGCTTACCCTCCTGCACCTGGAGCGGGAGGCCCTGATGGGGAGAAGGGGCTCCTCTCCAACATCATGCACGGCGTTGCTGGTGCTCATGGTGGTGGTCATGGGTACCCGTCTGGTGGTCATGGGTACCCATCTGGTGGCCATGGATACCCTCCACAACAAGGGTACCCTCCTCAGCATGGCTACCCCCCGCAGCAGCATGGCTACCCTCCACAGCAGCATGGCTATCCCCCTGCCGGCTACCCTGGCTCATCCGGTATGTAACCTTCCTTTGTTTTATACCATTCCTGTTGGACTCCATAAATTGCTACCATTTGCACTAGCATTTATATTTCCACAGTTGAGATGCATGTATATGTGCATTATGCGCTGCATCTTCAACAACATGCCATTTCGGTCTCGTATATGAGTAGTGGTTTATCTTGATGTAAAGAGTCCCAAGTTCTCTTGTATCAAACCTCATTGTTTCTCAGGTCGTATGTGTAGTATGCACTGGATTGATGTACATTTATATGTGTAGTGTGTGCTGGATTGATATCCATTTATATATGTGTGGTATGCGCTGCATCTTCAATAATATGCCAAGTTCCATCTCAGGATACGAGTAGTGGTTTATAAAATCTGTTGTATCAAACGTGTATCACTCTTGAGCATCCATCCTCATCGGCTATTGTTTCTCAGGTCACAGTGGTAGCCATGGAGGAGGAGGCATGGGCATGGGCGGCATGCTGGCTGGAGGCGCAgcagctgccgccgccgcctacgGAGCACACAAGATCTCTCACGGCAGCCACGGTGGAGGTGGACACATGATGGGAGGCATGATGGGCGGCCATGGAGGCTACGGCGGCGGGTACGGCCACCACGGCGGCAAGTTCAAGCACGGGAAGCACGGGCACGGCAAGTTCAAGCATGGGAAGCACGGCAtgttcggcggcggcggcaagttCAAGAAGTGGAAGTAATGCGCGCGCTAGCTAGTAGCTTCACCATGGCTGATGAATCAAAAAAAAATACCTAAACTCTTTGTGTAGGCTTCCAGAACTTGGTTTGGTCAGGGAAAGCCTTTGAGATGTATCTAAGCAGGGTGGTGTGTGGTCGCTGCTCGATCTCGTGGAGCTTCCATCCTTTCCTCTATATGATTTGGCACTCTAGTCTGCGTCTGTGACAAGATATGACTTGCTAATAAGTACCTGAATTCTGTGTGGTGCTATGCTTACCCTGTTCTGATGCTGGTCATGTGTCGTTGTGCTCTGAATTGGTGTTGTGTTTGCTTCGCTGGGGCAAAATTGTTGCTCCTGACCAAACATGTTGcaattttgctgccattttcaacTGTTCGATGCTCCTCCAAAAGGGCGGGCAAGCAACATTTTGTAAATTGCTGCTCTGTAGTACTGATCTCTAGACGCACTAGTCAATTTCCCTAGTGCGAATGGCGAATGCGACTCGCTGGAAATTGTGCAGGCCATTTCCAGAATAGCTTCGGGAGGATATGATGATATATTCGTTTCATAAATGTCGCCCAAGT
Coding sequences within it:
- the LOC125544940 gene encoding glycine-rich protein A3-like — its product is MGGGNDGHGYPPGGQGGYPPAGYPPQQGGYPPQQGGYPPQQGYPPAPGAYPPAPGAYPPAPGAYPPAPGAGGPDGEKGLLSNIMHGVAGAHGGGHGYPSGGHGYPSGGHGYPPQQGYPPQHGYPPQQHGYPPQQHGYPPAGYPGSSGHSGSHGGGGMGMGGMLAGGAAAAAAAYGAHKISHGSHGGGGHMMGGMMGGHGGYGGGYGHHGGKFKHGKHGHGKFKHGKHGMFGGGGKFKKWK